The genome window GGCTCGACGAAGGTGCGAATCGCGTCCGGTACATCCTCGCCGAACATCGTCGAATCGAGCTCGAATACGCGTCGGGCCAGACGAGCGTCCATCGGCAGCGACCCGGCCTCGGCGACGATCAACACGCCGTCCTCGACCGCGTAGCCGAAGTCACCAAAGCCCTCGCCGACCGACTTCAGCACGAGATCGAGAACGCGGCCTCGCGGCAGGTCGGTGAGCGGGCCGAGCGTGACAGGCATCGTCGGATCGAGGCCCGTGATCTCGAAGCTGCCCCAGTTGATGAACGCGTTGATTTCCGCCTCGAAGAGCAGCGTGTCGAAGACGTCCGTCAGCGGCGTCTGGTCGAACTCGACCGTACCGACGAAGACATCGTCAAGACGCCGCATAATGGCGAGGTCTGCAGGCGTGGTCACCTCCTCGAGAACGATGGTGGCACGCTGATCGGTCGGGCGCGTTTCCTGGGCGTCGGCGATCGCAGGACGGGCCGTGAGCGTCAGCACGCCCGCGATCGCAGCGCCGGCAAGTGGCAGGGCGGCGGCAAGGGCGACGAGCCGGCTGGGGCGGCGGGGGTCGTGGGTCATGACGAGGCGGTGTTGAAGTTGACGAACGGTCGCCCGACGGGCGGCCATGGCGGGAACGAACGACGGCATCGGCGTGCCGGTCGGTGAAGCCAGACGCAACAGCAATCGGCCGTAGGTTTGGCGGGTCGAGGCGTCCGTGTCACGGAGCGTCATCCGGTCGCAAGCGAGTTCCTGATCGGCCGACACGTGCTTGGCAGCGAGCCAGACGAGCGGGTTGAACCAGTGTGCCGCACGCAGGCACGCGAAGGCCAAACGTTGCCACGCGTCGCCACGTCGGACGTGCGCGAGCTCGTGGCGAAGCGTCAGCCGAAG of Planctomycetota bacterium contains these proteins:
- a CDS encoding M56 family metallopeptidase; this encodes LRLTLRHELAHVRRGDAWQRLAFACLRAAHWFNPLVWLAAKHVSADQELACDRMTLRDTDASTRQTYGRLLLRLASPTGTPMPSFVPAMAARRATVRQLQHRLVMTHDPRRPSRLVALAAALPLAGAAIAGVLTLTARPAIADAQETRPTDQRATIVLEEVTTPADLAIMRRLDDVFVGTVEFDQTPLTDVFDTLLFEAEINAFINWGSFEITGLDPTMPVTLGPLTDLPRGRVLDLVLKSVGEGFGDFGYAVEDGVLIVAEAGSLPMDARLARRVFELDSTMFGEDVPDAIRTFVEPDRWSGPVGAAPSVRLIGSKLIVRHQPDVLVKIEDFLREIDALAPAVEEAERINRATELRQQLVELEQALDIERQRFGEEARTVVELRQMLNPVRAELTALRNTGVAVGVEIDPNKLWVGELITVGIIDLPQPGQVLRITKRIRDDGAIVLPYAGAVEVAGVTSQEASDAIYRALVDAGAIEYETAAAVITARPGLGETISDIESATSP